A part of Terriglobus roseus genomic DNA contains:
- a CDS encoding DUF2076 domain-containing protein produces the protein MTQQEEQLLNGLIERVNSTQLQTKDTDAERLLQTRFGQNPDALYILCQTVLVQQFAMEKSQTDLQAAREEIDRLKQSGGGEKHGSFLGSLFGLNKEEEPQQAPQPPAQYNNPTSVSAGNASYAPVRNAPPAYTQPTGYYPPQGVPQGYPPQQGYPPPPPPQAYPGYPPQGGYYGGGYPAPPMGGGMFGGGGGFLQGAMQTAAGVVAGEMAFRALEDVFSSGHERGFSGGETVNNYYDNSGDRDTGGGFGDRLAQADGYDGNISSDIEDRRGDSHGFFDGGDNSGSDAFADSSSNFDDSSSYDDGGGDFGGSDDN, from the coding sequence ATGACACAGCAGGAAGAGCAGCTTCTCAACGGCCTCATCGAACGTGTGAATTCCACCCAGCTTCAAACCAAGGACACCGACGCGGAACGCCTCCTCCAGACGCGTTTCGGCCAGAATCCCGACGCGCTCTACATCCTCTGCCAGACAGTCCTGGTGCAGCAGTTCGCCATGGAAAAATCGCAGACCGACCTGCAGGCCGCCCGCGAAGAAATCGATCGTCTTAAGCAGTCAGGCGGTGGTGAAAAGCACGGCAGCTTCCTCGGCAGCCTCTTTGGCCTCAACAAGGAAGAAGAGCCCCAGCAGGCGCCACAGCCGCCCGCGCAGTACAACAACCCAACCAGCGTTAGCGCAGGCAACGCCAGCTACGCGCCCGTCCGCAACGCTCCACCGGCCTACACACAGCCCACCGGCTACTATCCTCCCCAAGGCGTGCCGCAGGGTTACCCACCTCAGCAAGGCTATCCCCCACCACCACCTCCGCAGGCATACCCCGGCTACCCGCCGCAGGGTGGCTACTACGGTGGCGGTTACCCCGCGCCACCCATGGGCGGAGGCATGTTTGGCGGCGGTGGCGGCTTCCTCCAGGGAGCCATGCAGACCGCGGCAGGCGTCGTAGCAGGCGAGATGGCCTTCCGCGCGCTGGAAGACGTCTTCTCCAGCGGCCATGAACGCGGCTTCTCCGGCGGCGAAACGGTAAACAACTACTACGACAACTCCGGCGACCGCGACACCGGCGGCGGCTTCGGCGACCGCCTAGCCCAGGCCGACGGCTACGACGGCAACATCTCCTCTGACATCGAAGACCGTCGCGGCGACTCCCATGGCTTCTTCGACGGTGGCGACAACAGCGGCTCCGACGCCTTCGCCGACAGCAGCAGCAACTTCGACGACTCCAGCAGCTACGACGACGGCGGTGGCGACTTCGGCGGAAGCGACGACAACTAG
- a CDS encoding peptidoglycan-binding protein, giving the protein MNTPTQKQTIQGIVNIFETGTVTGDYGSVVVIPGDTGHLTFGRSQTTLASGNLGKLLHQYCDNPGAKFASKLAPFLPRFDAIDLTLDNEQYLQNVLRATADDHIMRETQDAFFDAVYWAAATRSADAVGITTPLGVGVVYDSTIHGSWAKMRDTTTASAGAFATIGEQAWVTAYVATRRNWLATSSRKDLNATVYRMDAFSRLIELGEWGLELPLVVRGSEISLLTLNAMPKGCYDGPVPGSRNVSVQAPLLTGLDVRLLQLGLSASQPGIKADGVFGRGTATVLQAYQTAHGLPATGVADAATFAALAV; this is encoded by the coding sequence ATGAATACACCCACGCAGAAGCAGACGATCCAGGGGATCGTGAATATCTTTGAGACGGGCACAGTCACTGGGGACTATGGCAGTGTCGTGGTGATTCCAGGCGATACAGGGCACCTGACCTTTGGCCGCTCACAGACGACGCTTGCATCCGGCAACCTGGGCAAACTTCTACATCAGTATTGCGATAATCCCGGGGCAAAGTTTGCATCGAAGTTGGCGCCGTTTCTGCCGCGGTTTGATGCTATCGATCTGACACTGGATAACGAGCAATATCTGCAGAATGTTCTGCGTGCCACTGCGGACGACCACATCATGCGCGAGACGCAGGACGCCTTTTTCGATGCTGTGTACTGGGCGGCGGCGACGCGCTCAGCCGATGCCGTTGGCATCACCACGCCGCTGGGTGTTGGGGTGGTTTACGACAGCACAATCCACGGATCGTGGGCGAAGATGCGCGACACGACCACGGCGAGTGCGGGAGCATTTGCGACGATTGGTGAACAGGCTTGGGTTACCGCATATGTGGCAACGCGGCGGAATTGGTTGGCAACAAGTTCGAGGAAAGACTTGAACGCCACGGTGTATCGCATGGATGCGTTTTCGCGGCTGATTGAGTTGGGCGAATGGGGGCTGGAATTGCCGCTGGTGGTGCGCGGTAGTGAAATCTCTCTGTTGACTTTGAATGCCATGCCCAAGGGCTGCTATGACGGACCTGTTCCGGGAAGCCGTAACGTGTCGGTGCAGGCCCCGCTGCTGACGGGACTGGATGTGCGATTGCTGCAACTTGGACTATCGGCATCGCAGCCGGGGATCAAGGCAGATGGCGTGTTCGGACGCGGTACTGCAACGGTTCTGCAGGCCTACCAGACGGCGCATGGTTTGCCCGCAACAGGTGTCGCGGATGCAGCTACCTTTGCGGCGCTTGCGGTGTGA
- a CDS encoding pyridoxal-phosphate-dependent aminotransferase family protein yields MIRKTRLFTPGPTPLLPAAQFAMAAADIHHRTPEFRALYSRVLAQLKDFVGTKNDVIILSSSGTGAMEASVSNLTSPGDRVLVLTAGKFGERWTALAKAFGCSVDVISKPYGQTFDLNEVKEALKLETRAVFMQASETSTGTSHDVEGVAKLLKEVNSEALLIVDAITGLGTTPLDMDAWGVDVLVGGSQKAVMIPPGLSYLAVSERAWERMEGTYNPRYYFDLRKERKNAKNGESAYTPAVALIAALGAALDYIAAQADGDLAAGRAKLVDNAQVIAKMTREACVALGFKLFSTSPSPAATAVLAPEGVDSGVIVKALKTRFGAIITNGQGEMKGQLFRIAHLGFFDFLDTMALLAALEQVAVTDLKLPNVQFGTALIPAQKVFAEAAAK; encoded by the coding sequence ATGATCCGCAAAACACGCCTGTTCACGCCCGGTCCGACGCCCCTGCTTCCAGCTGCACAGTTTGCCATGGCAGCTGCGGACATTCACCACCGCACGCCCGAGTTCCGCGCCCTGTATTCGCGCGTCCTCGCTCAGTTGAAGGACTTCGTCGGCACCAAGAACGACGTCATCATCCTGTCCTCGTCCGGCACCGGCGCAATGGAAGCGTCCGTCTCGAACCTGACCTCGCCCGGCGACCGCGTTCTGGTCCTCACCGCAGGTAAGTTCGGCGAGCGCTGGACGGCTCTTGCCAAGGCCTTCGGCTGCTCCGTCGATGTCATCAGCAAGCCCTACGGCCAGACCTTTGACCTGAACGAAGTCAAGGAAGCTCTCAAGCTGGAGACTCGCGCCGTGTTCATGCAGGCCAGCGAAACCAGCACCGGCACAAGCCACGACGTAGAAGGTGTTGCCAAGCTCCTGAAGGAAGTCAACAGTGAAGCGCTGCTCATCGTCGATGCCATCACCGGCCTCGGCACCACGCCGCTGGACATGGATGCATGGGGCGTTGACGTGCTCGTTGGTGGATCGCAGAAGGCAGTCATGATTCCCCCGGGACTCAGCTACCTCGCCGTCAGCGAACGCGCATGGGAGCGCATGGAAGGCACCTACAATCCGCGCTACTACTTCGACCTCCGCAAGGAGCGCAAGAACGCGAAGAACGGCGAAAGCGCATACACCCCTGCCGTTGCGCTCATCGCTGCTCTCGGAGCTGCTCTGGACTACATCGCAGCTCAGGCCGATGGCGATCTCGCTGCAGGCCGCGCCAAGCTCGTTGACAACGCGCAGGTCATCGCCAAGATGACACGCGAAGCCTGCGTTGCTCTCGGCTTCAAGCTCTTCTCCACCTCGCCGTCGCCTGCCGCCACTGCGGTACTCGCGCCGGAAGGCGTGGATTCGGGTGTGATCGTGAAGGCACTGAAGACGCGCTTCGGAGCCATCATCACCAACGGCCAGGGCGAAATGAAGGGCCAGCTCTTCCGCATCGCTCACCTCGGCTTCTTCGACTTCCTGGACACCATGGCTCTGCTTGCAGCATTGGAGCAGGTTGCAGTCACCGACCTGAAGCTGCCCAACGTTCAGTTCGGCACCGCGCTCATCCCGGCGCAGAAGGTCTTCGCTGAAGCTGCCGCAAAGTAA
- a CDS encoding FAD-binding oxidoreductase, with the protein MDTPAESPELQHRTVSAELPPVRPESHSDDQFEGKTPFSSWGRYPNYNATVVPLTWQTDYPAIVKKYDGMPSGALAVGMGRSYGDSCLLKDGFLLNATGMNRLLDWDQENGILTAEAGLTLAQLLDFAVPRGYFLPVSPGTKYVTLGGAIANDIHGKNHHVNGTFGCHVTQFELVRSDGTRMHCSPTDNPDWYEATIGGLGLTGVLTWVQVKLKPIVSRLIDYEGIQFHGVDEFLALTEQYKHIEYTVSWVDCTGTGKNFARGVFMIGDHSKIPDKLTPSPEPKLVFPIDLPGQALNQYTVSAFNTVFFHKQLKPRVRALQDYEPFFYPLDKVLHWNRMYGKSGLLQFQYAIPWASAREGTIAILNEVSKSGLASFLAVLKAFGDVKSPGMMSFPQAGITLALDFPIKPGKSFPLFDRLASMTLDYGGKLYPAKDARMTAGQFQKSYPQWEQFARYKDPLLSSSFWERVTQ; encoded by the coding sequence ATGGATACCCCCGCAGAATCTCCGGAATTGCAGCATCGTACTGTGTCGGCGGAATTGCCGCCGGTGCGTCCCGAATCGCATTCGGATGACCAGTTTGAAGGCAAGACGCCCTTCAGTTCGTGGGGGCGCTATCCAAATTACAACGCGACCGTTGTGCCACTGACATGGCAGACGGACTATCCCGCCATTGTGAAGAAGTATGACGGCATGCCCTCTGGCGCTTTGGCCGTGGGGATGGGCCGCAGCTATGGCGATAGCTGCCTGCTGAAGGACGGCTTCCTGCTGAATGCGACCGGCATGAATCGCCTGTTGGATTGGGATCAGGAGAACGGCATCCTGACCGCCGAAGCGGGTTTGACGCTGGCGCAGTTGCTGGACTTTGCGGTGCCTCGCGGATACTTTCTGCCTGTGTCGCCGGGAACGAAATATGTGACGCTGGGCGGCGCGATTGCCAATGATATTCACGGCAAGAACCATCACGTGAACGGCACGTTTGGCTGCCATGTGACGCAGTTTGAACTGGTGCGCAGCGATGGCACGCGGATGCACTGCTCGCCCACGGATAACCCGGATTGGTATGAGGCCACCATTGGTGGGCTAGGACTAACGGGTGTGTTGACGTGGGTGCAGGTCAAGCTGAAGCCGATTGTTTCGCGGCTGATTGATTACGAGGGAATTCAGTTCCACGGCGTGGATGAGTTCCTGGCGCTGACGGAGCAGTACAAGCACATTGAGTACACCGTGAGCTGGGTGGACTGCACGGGCACGGGCAAGAACTTTGCGCGTGGCGTGTTCATGATCGGCGACCACTCGAAGATTCCGGATAAGCTGACGCCGTCGCCAGAGCCGAAGCTGGTGTTTCCGATTGATCTGCCTGGGCAGGCGCTGAACCAGTACACGGTGTCGGCGTTCAACACGGTGTTCTTCCATAAGCAGCTCAAGCCGCGTGTGCGTGCGCTGCAGGATTATGAGCCGTTCTTCTATCCCTTGGATAAGGTGCTGCATTGGAACCGCATGTACGGCAAGAGCGGGCTGCTGCAGTTCCAGTACGCCATTCCGTGGGCGAGCGCGCGCGAAGGTACGATTGCGATTTTGAATGAAGTGTCGAAGTCAGGACTGGCGAGCTTCCTGGCGGTGCTGAAGGCGTTTGGCGATGTGAAGTCGCCGGGCATGATGAGCTTTCCGCAGGCGGGAATTACGCTGGCGCTGGACTTCCCGATCAAGCCGGGGAAGAGCTTCCCGCTGTTTGATCGGCTGGCTAGCATGACGCTGGATTATGGCGGCAAACTGTATCCCGCGAAGGATGCGCGCATGACGGCGGGGCAGTTCCAGAAGAGCTATCCGCAATGGGAACAGTTTGCGCGGTACAAGGATCCGCTGCTTTCCAGCAGCTTCTGGGAGCGGGTTACACAGTAA
- a CDS encoding DinB family protein — MNPYASYLEGRDAAEIMKSTPAELQSLLSGMTTGQMDAPTAPGKWSVREILAHLADCELVWAWRIRHTLEKPGAAVAPFDQDVWAERYAAYSAELSLRTFLTLREWNLAVLNTVASEEFGNLLTHPERGTFPLSELLEMIAGHDRNHIVRLKELFGR; from the coding sequence ATGAACCCCTATGCGAGTTACCTTGAAGGCCGCGACGCGGCGGAGATCATGAAGTCCACGCCTGCGGAGTTGCAATCGCTGCTTAGCGGCATGACGACGGGACAGATGGATGCGCCGACCGCGCCCGGCAAATGGAGTGTGCGCGAGATCCTGGCGCATCTGGCGGACTGCGAATTGGTTTGGGCTTGGCGTATTCGCCACACGCTGGAAAAGCCTGGTGCTGCCGTCGCTCCGTTTGATCAGGATGTGTGGGCGGAGCGTTATGCGGCGTATTCGGCGGAGCTTAGCCTGCGGACGTTTCTTACGCTGCGTGAGTGGAATCTGGCCGTGTTGAACACGGTTGCATCCGAAGAGTTTGGGAACCTGTTGACGCATCCGGAGCGCGGGACGTTTCCGCTGTCGGAGTTGCTGGAGATGATTGCGGGCCATGACCGCAACCACATTGTCAGGTTGAAGGAGCTATTTGGGCGCTGA
- a CDS encoding GatB/YqeY domain-containing protein — protein MAIGEKIGKDIIEAMKARDSFRTETLRMVKSALKSKEIDKREALTESEELAVLQTMVKQRKDAAEQFAKGNRPELAQKEQDEIKMLEAYMPKTASEEEIRAVVQGALHTMANDGAKPGPKDMGPAMRVVQQRIMADGLHVDNKLVSSIVKEELAK, from the coding sequence ATGGCTATCGGAGAAAAGATCGGCAAAGACATCATTGAAGCGATGAAAGCACGGGACAGCTTTCGCACCGAGACGCTGCGCATGGTGAAGTCCGCGTTGAAAAGCAAGGAGATCGACAAGCGCGAGGCGCTGACGGAATCCGAAGAACTGGCCGTGTTGCAGACCATGGTGAAGCAGCGCAAGGATGCTGCGGAGCAGTTTGCCAAGGGCAATCGTCCGGAGTTGGCTCAAAAAGAGCAGGACGAGATCAAGATGCTTGAGGCGTACATGCCCAAGACCGCCAGCGAAGAAGAGATTCGCGCAGTGGTGCAGGGTGCGCTACACACCATGGCCAATGACGGCGCAAAGCCGGGGCCGAAGGATATGGGGCCTGCCATGCGCGTGGTGCAGCAGCGCATCATGGCCGATGGCTTGCACGTGGATAACAAGCTGGTGAGCTCGATTGTGAAGGAAGAACTGGCGAAGTAG
- a CDS encoding TIGR03435 family protein, with product MQRTALALLLLGACRLPAQSTTPDWQTAAGTHLSFEVATIKPNTSDEPAHGNFTLGPGDAYTNTGGRFLTKNISLLDYIRFAWKLTDGQVALLEASAPKWVSTAGFDIEAKSDLPNPTKDQMRLMVQSLLADRFALHTHTETHELPALAMVLITPGKPGPELHPHSPTDNTCSGAAPSPNQPSIASTPNFCGSLRSNGVASSPSHVRITGQKVPLTLLAAQLGQMGGFGRPILDQTGLTGTVDLTLEWGPDSDTEPMDSNSRQTYMQRALRDQLGIKLDPRTAPVTVLLIDHINPQPSAN from the coding sequence GTGCAACGTACGGCTCTGGCTCTCCTTCTCCTCGGGGCTTGCCGCCTGCCCGCTCAGAGCACCACGCCGGATTGGCAAACCGCAGCAGGGACACATCTCTCCTTCGAAGTCGCCACAATCAAACCCAATACATCGGACGAACCCGCTCACGGCAACTTCACACTTGGCCCAGGCGACGCTTACACAAACACAGGTGGCCGCTTCCTCACAAAGAACATCAGCCTGCTCGATTACATCCGCTTCGCCTGGAAACTCACCGACGGCCAGGTCGCACTCCTCGAAGCCAGTGCACCCAAATGGGTTTCAACAGCAGGCTTCGACATTGAAGCCAAGTCCGATCTACCGAACCCGACAAAAGATCAGATGCGCCTCATGGTGCAGTCCTTGCTCGCCGATCGCTTCGCTCTGCACACACACACAGAAACGCACGAACTTCCCGCACTCGCCATGGTCCTAATCACCCCCGGCAAGCCAGGCCCCGAACTCCATCCACATTCCCCAACGGACAACACCTGCTCCGGCGCAGCACCATCGCCAAACCAACCATCCATCGCCTCGACTCCCAACTTCTGCGGCAGTCTAAGAAGCAACGGCGTAGCATCATCACCCAGCCACGTTCGCATCACGGGCCAGAAAGTCCCGCTCACATTGCTCGCCGCACAGCTAGGTCAGATGGGAGGCTTCGGCCGCCCCATCCTCGACCAGACAGGTCTAACCGGAACCGTCGACCTGACGCTCGAATGGGGACCAGATTCCGACACCGAACCAATGGACAGCAACAGCCGCCAAACCTACATGCAGCGAGCATTGCGAGATCAACTCGGCATCAAGCTCGATCCCAGAACCGCCCCAGTCACAGTCCTTCTCATCGACCACATCAATCCACAGCCATCAGCCAACTAA
- a CDS encoding ArnT family glycosyltransferase → MTELQSEAQANNRRALWQIFTAAFVVRVLYILLAHTFKVRPSDDHFEFGWEMGRIGRSLATGHGYSDPFTGHTGPTAWVPPGYTLLVGGVFRIFGVYSKLSAFVLLTFNSLLSALTAVFCYEIGLRCFNRRVALWSGWLWALYPAAMQYAVRWIWEMTATTCIFTALLVLMLRMRGIGDDQRSEPTWQQWAAFGLLWGVLAMVNPSPLIMLPVTALYILFAPQWQTKRLAHAALAGVLFLAVIAPWTARNYAVFHRFIPLRDNFGAENYQGNSDWSTGFPWGRTVPLENHQILAEYARMGEPAWAADRAAKANTWIKAHPARFVKLSMKRAWMYWMGVPKSVEEAGVLEYFRLMSFQFLSLCGILGAALAVWRKKPAAWVFLSAFLLLPLPYYLVTVQARFRHTLEPLICILGVYLFQSAGRRKTTT, encoded by the coding sequence GTGACCGAACTGCAATCCGAAGCCCAAGCCAATAACCGCCGCGCCCTCTGGCAGATCTTCACTGCCGCCTTCGTCGTGCGCGTGCTGTACATCCTGCTGGCGCACACCTTCAAAGTGCGCCCCAGCGACGACCACTTCGAATTTGGCTGGGAGATGGGACGCATCGGCCGCTCCCTAGCCACCGGCCACGGCTACAGCGATCCCTTCACGGGGCACACCGGTCCCACTGCATGGGTTCCACCCGGTTACACACTGCTGGTCGGCGGTGTCTTCCGTATTTTCGGTGTTTACTCGAAGCTCTCAGCCTTCGTTCTACTCACCTTCAATTCCCTGCTCTCTGCGTTAACTGCCGTCTTCTGTTACGAGATCGGCCTACGCTGCTTCAATCGCCGTGTCGCACTGTGGAGCGGCTGGCTCTGGGCACTCTATCCCGCAGCCATGCAATACGCCGTCCGCTGGATCTGGGAGATGACGGCCACCACCTGCATCTTCACCGCGCTACTCGTCCTCATGCTGCGCATGCGCGGCATCGGCGACGACCAACGATCTGAACCGACATGGCAACAGTGGGCCGCCTTCGGCCTGCTCTGGGGCGTACTCGCCATGGTCAACCCGTCGCCCCTGATCATGCTGCCGGTGACAGCGCTCTACATTCTCTTTGCTCCGCAATGGCAAACCAAACGCCTTGCCCACGCAGCGTTGGCGGGCGTTCTATTTCTGGCCGTGATCGCCCCATGGACCGCACGCAACTACGCCGTGTTCCACCGCTTCATTCCCCTGCGTGACAACTTCGGAGCGGAAAACTACCAGGGCAACTCCGACTGGTCGACCGGCTTCCCCTGGGGCCGCACCGTACCTCTGGAAAATCATCAGATCCTCGCCGAATACGCACGCATGGGCGAACCCGCATGGGCCGCCGATCGCGCAGCGAAGGCCAACACATGGATCAAGGCGCACCCGGCCCGCTTCGTAAAACTGAGCATGAAACGCGCATGGATGTACTGGATGGGCGTACCCAAAAGCGTGGAAGAAGCAGGCGTCCTCGAATACTTCCGCCTGATGAGCTTCCAGTTCCTCTCGCTCTGCGGAATCCTCGGTGCAGCGCTCGCAGTATGGCGCAAGAAACCCGCGGCATGGGTCTTCCTATCCGCGTTCCTGCTGCTCCCTCTGCCCTACTACCTGGTCACGGTACAGGCCCGCTTCCGCCACACGCTGGAACCACTCATCTGCATCCTCGGCGTCTACCTCTTCCAAAGCGCAGGACGACGCAAAACCACAACATAG